The Lewinella sp. 4G2 nucleotide sequence GGACCGCCTCCAACTCAGCGCCCGGGCTTACGACCGCATCTTGAAAGTCTCCCGTACCATCGCCGATCTGGAAGGTGAGGACAAAATCCTCCCTCACCACCTGGCCGAAGCCATCAACTTCCGCGGCCTCGACCGGGAAAGCTGGGGTGAAATGCGCTAAACTAAAGCGTAGCGAACGGCGAAGCCGTGCGTAGCGCCCCGTAGCGTACGGCTTTAGCCGTACACCGCGCACCGGCACGTAAAGTGCGACTTTAGTCGCACAAAGCGCGAAGCGCAAAGAGTGCGGGTGCAGCTGTGCCCACCATAGAAAGCCATCTCCACCCAAAAAATCCCGGCCCATGAAGGAACCTTAGCGAACTCCATTCCCCTACAACTTAAACTCATCAATCCGCGCCGCCAGCACCTCCCGGTAGCTCTTACCCACCGGCAACGAAGTCGTCTTCCCCTTCTCTTTCACCTCAACCATGTTACCCTGCACCGCCTCAATGCGCTTCAGGTTAACGATGTAGCTACGGTGGATCCGCTGAAAGGTATTGTCCGGCAACCGGGCGTCGAGGGATTTCATCGTTTGCAGGGTGATCACCCGGTCGTTAGGCATCCGAATGATGACGTAGTCCTTCAGCCCTTCGATGTAGACGATCTCGTCCATGTTGACGCGGACGAGTTTCTTATCGGCCTTGACGAAGAAGAAACCGGGGCCACCGTCTTCCACTTCGCCGGCGTTGGCTTTCTGGCGGAGTTCGACCTGCTCAACGGCCCGGTTGCAAGCTTGAAGGAAGCGGTCCGTACTGATCGGCTTGACGAGGTAATCCAGCGCATTCAGCTCGAAACCATCCAACGCGTAGTTGGGATACGCCGTAGTGAAGATCGTGACCGGCGGGTTTTTGAGTCCCCGCAAGAACTCCGTTCCCGTCAGCTGCGGCATGTTGATGTCGAGGAACATCAGGTCCACATCGTGTGCCTTCAGTACGTCGTTGGCCTCAAAGGCGTTATCGCATTTGGCGACGAGTTCAATCTGGGGGATCTTCTGTAGGTAAGTTTCCAGGATATCCTGAGCCAGGGGCTCGTCGTCGACAATAATGGCATTGATCATGGGTGGAATGCTTTTGTACCAGCGTTGGGCTGGAAGTTAATCGGGTGCTTTTGTGGGAGCTTCACCAAGGGCGAAGGCTGTAGTTCTAGCTGGAGGGTAACTGTATAAGTGGCGGGCGTTTCGGTAACGGACAGATCGTACGCATCCGGATAGAGCAATTGCAACCGGCGGCGCACGTTGACCAGCCCGATCCCCCCACTCGGGCGGTTGCCGTGCAATTGGGTCGGCATCACGCTGCCCTTACTGTTTACCAGCGTAAAGGTGACGTCCTGATCCTGGACATCAAGGGTTGCGTGAACGAACCCGTCCTTGATGTTGGCATTCACCCCGTGCTTAAAGCTGTTCTCCAAAAAGGGAATGAACATCAAAGGGGCTACCATCTGGTCGGCGACGTTGCCCTCTACGTGGAGTTGGATATCGATTCCCTTACGCTGGCGGAGGCGTTCGAGGTCCAGGTAGTTCTGGAGGTAATTGACTTCCTTGCGCAGCGGCACTTTCGGCTCGTTGCACTCATACAGCATGTACCGCATCATCTCCGAGAGTTTGATGACAATATCCGGAGCCTTATCGTCCTTCTTCAACGTCAGTGCGTACAGACTATTTAGGGTATTGAACAAGAAGTGAGGATTGATCTGGCTCTTCAGGAAGCGGAGTTCAGACTGCATCGTTTCGTTCTGCGCCTTCTCCTTTTTACGGTTCTGGACGATCCAGTCCACCATTATCTTCCCTACGGTCGTCAGGGCCGCCACCAGGAACATACTGACGAAGTAGCTATTCAGATTATCAAGGATGTCCTGCCGCATCCCCCCTTCCTTCGTGAAGAGGATGTACTTGATGATGAGCTTCAGTGGCGTTAGGACCACGGCTGCAGCCAGCACCAACAGGAGGTACTGCCAGATCTTGCCCCGTTTCAGGTAGTTAGGGAATAGGAACAACAGGTTGATGTAGACGATCAGCGCGTAAAAGACCAAATTGATCACCTGGCTACTCACGGAGACCCAAAAACTGTAGTTACCCGTCCGCATCTCCGTGGCGACGAGCATCATCAGGAAGGCCAGCCAACCACCCGCATGGTAGTAAGGCCGTTGAGTTAGCGTCTTTCCCAGGCTATCCAGGAAAGTCCCCGCCTGATCGGGCAACTTGTCGGTCGTGAAGGATGACATTAGGGCAAATTACGGCAAGCCGATCACATTGCCGGGTAGGCTTTCGACGGACGAGCCAATTTCGAGGATGGACAACGCTAACACGTCCCACTTACTACATAAGCCGCTACCCTATATTATTTCACCTGACTGGCTCAGGAAACAGTTTCCTTGGTAGTCGCAATCAAAACAATTCTCAAATCACATCAGCTATACCCATTGCTGTTGGTAAGGACCTGCCGTCCCTCCAGAAGTATTTCCAACCTCCGGAGGAACGACTGTACTCAGTTTCGTACAACCTACCCAACCACTACTCCTCTACCGATGCGACGGAGATCATCGCTCCACTAGTATTCGCCCCAAACTCCGGTGCGTACATACACTGGATGCGGCCTAATCCATTACTGAACGATCCGGAGAAGGTGGCAAACAGATCGTACTCAATCGTATGGGTGCCCTTCGGTAGATTGTCGAGGAAGAAGTTGGTGGCCAAATCACCCGGCGCGGCGTAGTAACCCAGCCCGTTTTGGTATTCGTAGCGGGAGAGTTGTTGCACCGGCTCAAAGGTGGCAGCGCGGCGATCCTTCAGGTGCACGTAATCCATATCGCGGTCCGACCGGACGATTAACCGCACCGTCACCCGGTCGCCGGGCTGCAGGGGGTGGTCCGCCGTAATGGGGTCAAGGCGGATACCATCTTCGGTAGCGATTCGGTGGAATAACTGTCGCTCCAGGGTTAGTGGCCCGTCATTGCTGGCTTCTACCTTCGTAGCGAGTTCCGTATACTGCCAGTAGACGCCGCCCCAGACTAGATCATTGGAGCTATTCTTTACGGAAACGGAGGCCAAGTCACGAGTCACCTCATCACCGGAGAGGCTGACTTTGAAGCTGCCCGTGGCTGCTTCGGCGGAAGCCTGGGTTTCCCTCACCCGTTGCTTCATGCGGAGGCGCCGGTTCGCCTGGGGCCAGCTCACCTGGATAGGTTGGCCATCCTTGGCCGTCCAGTCGGAACCGGAATTAAGCAGGGCGTAAACGGCCGCAGCGGTGCTCTTGGTGGTCGGCCACCGGTTGGTCCGTTTGTTGGTCAGCAGCCACAAGCGCATTTCGTCGGTCTCCTCGGTAGTGCCACCAGCTAACTGGAAAGCCTCCAGGATTCGGCAGTGGGTTTCCAGGGGGAGTTGGCTCCAACGGTAGCCCCGGCCATACTTCCAGTACATCCCGAACTCATCCTTGCGGATGGCCCGTTCGCGTAAGGATTCAACAATGGTCTGGGCGACGGCTTTGCCCGGCGCGTCACCTCCCGGAGCGGCTCCCATCGAAGCAACTAAGGCTTGCTCGTACAACCCGTAGTCCGTCCACATTTTGAGGACCTGCTTGCGGTAGAAGTCGTAAGCCTGCCGCTGGTTCTTTCCCTCTACGGGATCGGTACCGGCAAGGGCGCGGGCGTACAGGTAATGAACGGTCAGGCTTCCTGGGCGGTAGGCCTCAGGGTCAAACTCATCGTTACCCGCTTCCCGCTCCATCAGCTTACGGTAATCCTTGGCTAATTCTTGGTCCAGGAAGCGGACGGCTTGGTTAAGGATACGGTCCACCTTATCCGTCTGGTCCGGGGTAATGACGCCGAGTTGGCGCATCCGGGCGAGGGTTTCCACGACGTACTGAGTGATGTACCGGTTCTCGGGGCCACCGGGGAACCAACTATAGTAGCCACCATTATCCTGCCGCTTGGCCAGCTTATCCAACGCCTGCGTCTGGCTGGCGGCCAGCGTTTTCAGGTCGAACAGATTAGCAATTCGGGCCCGTTGTTCGGCTTCGGACTGGGCGGCGCGCACCCAGGGCGTTTCCGTGAGCAGGGCATTCTTCAGGGTTGGATTGCGCTCCAGTTCGCTCTTCAACGCGTCCGGATCGGCCTGCCACTTACGGAAGACCTCTTCAAGGACGGGTTTGTCACTCACCGTCACGAAAGCCAATTGGTTAGCGAAGTAGCGGTTGGCCACCTGCTCGGTACAATCGTAAGGGTACTCCATCAGGTAGGGCAACGCCTTGAGCGCCATCCAGGCAGGGTTGGTCGTTGCTTCGAACGTGTACCCAACGTGTTGGAGGGTGTTGCTATCGTAGCCATCCAGGAGCGGCAGGGTAACCTCTTTGTCGGTATTCTTCTTCAGGTAAAAGGCTTGGCTCACGGTAATGAGCGTCCGGTCGGTCAGGACGGGGAATACGTTTTCTTCGCCGTCGGAAAAACTGCCGGCCCGGGCGATCACCCGGTAGCCGAGTGGCCCCCGGCTAGCGAAACCGTCGGGAATGTTCAGCGGGAAACAGAAGGTCTTTCCACTATTGGCCCCTACTATTTGCTCCTCAATACATTCCCCGGCACCTGCGGCAGCGCCCACGTTGATGACTTCGTTCGTTTCGGGGTTGAAGAACTCGATGGTGGCGCGCACCCGCATATCCTGTTCAGTCAGATTGTTGACCCGCGCGGTCAGTTCCAGCGCATCGCCTTCCCGGAGGAAGCGGGGCACGTTGGGCAGGATCATCAGTTCCTTTTGGGTGACAATCTCCCGCTCGGAGTACCCGTAGTTCAACTCCTGGTCGTGGGTAAGCACGCGGAAGCGCCACCGCGTCAGGGCCTCCGGGCTCGTGAACGATACGACGAGATCGCCGCCATCATTCGTCGTGAGCTCTGGAAGCCAGAAGGCGGTTTCCTGAAGGTTTTTGCGGAGGGATACTTCACCCTCAGGCGCCGTTTGGTCCGCTTTGTCGTTAGGAGTGGCGGGGGCGGGCGCCGCAGCCGTTTTCACCAGGGCCGTTTCTTCGACCACGTCTGCAGACATCATGGATTCCGCCTCCATGGCGGGTGCGCCCGCCTCATTCCGAAACTCCCGCACCATCGCCCGGCTCCCCCTCAATCTTACGAGGCCTCCGTAAAAATTCCAACTGAAGGGCGAGAGATCAAGCTCTGGTTGCTCGGCATCTTTGCTCACCGTGGTCTTTACGGAAGGAATATCCACGTAGCTACTTCGGCTCCCCCGCAGGACCATACTGGCAAAATTGCGGTAACGATCAATCCCGGGATACGGGCTGAGTGACCAGCGATTAGCCGGCGTGATCTGGTCCAAGCTCATGTCGTACATCGAGGCGAGGGCCGCCGCGTTTACGGGAGACCCATCGGCGTTACGGATCGTCAGCGTCCAGGTTTCCGGCGTGCCGGGGCGGAGCTTGTCGCGGAAGGTGGCGTAATCGACGCTCAGTTCCTTATTCTCCCAACCAAAGTCCAGGTTAAAGCGATCCTGGTGCAGTTCACCACCGTGAACGAAAGCAAGGTCCAGTACAATCCCACCGCGGTCCTCATCCGTCGGGACGTAGGAAATGGTAGCTGTTTTATTGGCTGCTACCTTACCGGTCGTTACGCCCCGCCGACTAAGAAAACTGTAAGTAATGTGAGGTAAGGCCTCAGCGGCCACCAGTTTAAAAGTGATGGCTTGGCCCGGTTGTACCGTTGGTGATTGGCGTTCGATGGTGTACAACATCCCTTCTGGTAACTGCTCTCGCTCAAGATCGCTTACCGTGAAGGTGAGTGGCTCGCCGGCGGTTCCGTCCGGGTAGGCCCAGTCGATGCGGTAATGGCCGGGCGCGTAGCCGTCGAGTTTGATCTTTTCAGTTCCCTTTCCTTCCGTTATTTGTAGGGCTCGAGCGGAAACAACCCGATTGATTACCGGCCAATCCTTTAGATCAGCAGGCTCCTCGGCGGGGAGTTGAGGGAATAGATTTCGGTACTCCGTGGCACTCAGCAACGGGCGGTCCGGGAAGCCCCACTTTCTGTTTTCGAGCGTGGCGTCCGGCTTCGATACTCGCGAGATAGAATAGTTGATCGCGAGCGATTCATCACTACCCGCGGCCTTGATGGTAAGGGTATCACCTACTTCGAGGGAGCCATCCACCGAAAGGCCGACAGAAGGTTTAGTGCTGCGCAGGCTGGTCGTTGTGCTAGCCGAGTGGGTCTCACCGGTCGCATCGGCAACATCTACTTCAATGATGTACTGGTAACCGATCCGGCGTTTGGCGAGATTTTCGTCCGGGGTGAAGGACAGGCTAAAAGCACCATCCTCATCCGTTTCTGTTTCTCCGAAACTGACGAGTTCGCGATCCCCACTGCCGCCGCCGCGCGACCACCAGTACCAGCGGCGTTGCTCGACGAAAACCCGGTAGTTCACCTTGGCGTCGTTTACCGCGGGGCCGGCGAATAGATTGGCCTGGCCAGTGATCTCCGCGGCCTCACCACCCACCACGTAGTCCGGGCCCTCGAGCTCTACCTGGAAGCGGGGGCGCTTGTATTCTTCTACGCGAAATGACGCCCCTCCCCCATCGGTCTCCAGGCGAAAAACGCCCGTCAGGCCGCTTTCCGGCAGCACGAAGGAAACGTTGAAGCGGCCGTACTCGTCACTACTGGCCGTCTTGACTTCCACTTCCTGGTAGTTGGCATCGCGCAGTTGAATCTTTCGTTCCTCACCCGTCAGCAAGCTGGGCATTTGGCGGCGGTCCTTCAGCATCGTGATACCGTAGACGTGGACGGTCTGGCCGGGGCGGTAGATGGCCCGGTCGGTGAATAGCGGGGTGAAGTTCGTTTCTCGGTTACGGTTCCGACGGTCATTATCGTACACGTATTGGTTTGGCGTGATCAGCACGTCCTCGCCCCGCCGCAGGGTGATGTAGATCTGCTGGCGGTTTACGTTTGGAACGGTGAAGCGGCCTTCCTGATCAGTCCGTACCGATCGTACCTGTTTCCAGTCGCCGCTGCGGCGGTTTTCCCGGGCGAACACGGTCACCTCCACACCGGGGCGGGGTGCACCGGTAGTGAGGTCCTGCACTTCGTAATAATCTTCCTCGCCATCGTCGAACTTGACCAGCGCCAAACCACTCACCTGGAAGGGCGTCACGCCGAGAGATTTGGGGTCGTTAAAGCGGCCGTTATAACTCGTCAGCAGAACGTAGGCACCGAGACGTTGCTCGGGCAGCCAGGTTTCGGTCCGGTGGGGTTGGTAGTCATCATTGGCCGGCAGATCGAAGGTTTTTTCGGCGACCGGCGTGCCGCGGAGTAACTTCTTCAGTACCTTATCATCAAAGCTATTGGCGGAGAAGTTTACGTAGCGGCTCTCCGGCAGCCGGTACAGCCGGTGATGCACGGCCGTCACGTTGCGGTAGCCGTGTTCCAGCAAGATGTTGCGGCCCTCTCGGTACACCTTCTGGGCAGTCGTCGAAAGCGACTGCGCAGTAATGTTGGCCCGGAGGCGCTGCACGTCGTTCTGTATTTCTGCGTCCTGGTCCTTAATTAATTCAAGCACTTCCAGCGCTTTGACGAGCGGTAGCTTTAGCTCCGCGGGTGGCTGGTTAACGTACAGGTTGGCCTTCAGCAACAGGAATAGATCTCGGCCCCGAACGCCGGCGTACCGAGCGTAACTGCGGTCGATTGCTGAGAGGTAGTCTTCCGCCTTGGCACCGAGCTGGCGGACGTACACGAGGCGGCGGTAATCCGCACGCAGTAAGCCTTCTCCACCACTTTTCAGGTGGTAACGAAGCTGCTCCTGGTGCAATTTCAGGCGGCGGGCCGGGCCGGTCTGCTCGTCCAGATCACTGAAATCCAAGGCCACGAAATCTTCGGGTGCGGCTAACCAGGCGGGCGCTGCCGCGGGTGCGGTGTTGTTGACAACGAGCAACGGATTGTTGAGGAGGTTGCCAATATCTTCCGTCAGGGCGTCAAATAAGGTAGCGTCCTGCGGGTCATTATTGGGATTGCGAACGATGGCCGGCAGGGCGGAAAGGCGCGTCCGCTGCGCTCCCGCTTCCCGGATGGCGGCGTATAGGTACCGATCGGCCGCGTCCGCTAGCTGGCGGAGGTTCCAGTCCTCGAGTGGCGTATCGATGGTGTGTGGGGTATCGTCCGTCGTAGCCGTTGCGTTCCGGAGGCGGTAGGATTGCTGTTGGGCGTAGGCGTAGTATCCCTTACCGATCAGGTAATTAAGGATCGGGCTGACGACGGGCCGGTTGCGGTTGGCCGCCAATTCACTGAGGAGGAGCTTTAGTGTTGCTTCGGCGCCCTCTTCCTCGAGCTCCAGTGTATAGGCTGCCCGGTGCATGAGGGCTTTGACGATGTCGTCCTCATCTCCCGCGCTGGCGGCTTTCCCGTACAGATCGTCGGCCCTTTGGAGGGCGGAGCGGTACTTCCCTTCGTTGGCTAGCTTTTCGATTTCCCGGTAGTCCTGTGAGTAATCCTGGGCCATAAGTAGCGAACTGAAGAGAAAGGTGATGAGGAAAATGAGGTGACGCATGGCGTTGAAAATTAAGTCCGTTAAGATAGGGGAACGGTTGGGGTAGTCAGTAGATAGTTCCTTCCCAGGATGCTGGGGCCGGTCAAAATGCACATAGAGAGGGTGTGAAAATGGGGTTCGTTCCATTTATTCAGGTGTCGTCCTGTTTACCACCTATTGCTGGGCACCTGCGGCAGCGCCCGTTTGATCTAATTGGTCTACCCCCGCTGGCCGAACTCTTCGATGGCCACGCGGCGCACCTCATCGGCCACCCGCCAGGCCACCTGCTCGTCAAGTGTGGGAGGGATGACGCCGTCGACGGTCGGGTTACGGATGTGTTCTGCGATGGCGTGGGCGGCGGCCAGTTTCATATTGGGCGTGATGCGCGGCGCACGGGCGTCGAGGGCCCCACGGAAGATGCCGGGGAAACCAAGGACGTTATTGATCTGATTCGGAAGATCACTCCGGCCAGTACCGACGATGGCAGCGCCACCCGCCTTGGCTTCTTCGGGCATGATTTCCGGCGTGGGGTTGGCCATCGCGAAAATGATGCTGTCGCGGGCCATCGTAGCGATGTCGTTGCGGTCCAACAGATCAGCGATGGAGACGCCGATGAAGACATCCGCGCCAACAAGGGCATCCTTCAGCGTACCTTCTTCATCGTTCTCGTTCGTGAATTCCAGGAGCTCAATCTTGGCGTAATTAAGGTTATCCCGCTTGCGGTGGATGATGCCCTTGCTATCGCAAACCACGATGTTTTTCACCGGCGTAGCGTAAGCGGAATCCGGATTATCGACGGCCTTGAGCAGGCGGGCAATCGCGATTCCCGCAGCACCGGCACCGTTGATGACGACCTTGAGGTCCTCCATTTTCTTGTTGACCAGTTTGCAGCCGTTAAGCAGCCCCGCTAGGGTAACGATGGCGGTACCGTGCTGATCGTCGTGGAAAACGGGGATGCCCAGATCCTGCAGCCGGCGCTCAATCTCGAAGCTGCGGGGCGCGGAAATATCCTCCAGATTAACCCCACCAAAAACGGGAGCGATGAGCCGGACGGTCTCGACGATCTTGTCGGTATCCTGGGTATCTAAACAGATGGGGAAAGCATCGATGTTAGCGAAGCGCTTGAAGAGCATCGCCTTTCCCTCCATAACCGGGATGGAGGCCGCCGGGCCAATATCACCAAGCCCGAGCACGGCCGAACCATCCGTGACGATGGCTACCGTATTACTCTTGATGGTGTACTTGTAAACGTCGTCCGGATTAGCGGCGATGGCGCGGCAGGGTGCGGCTACGCCGGGGCTATAAACGAGGGAGAGATCGTCCTTACTCCGCACATCCATTTTAGCGGAGACGCGGATTTTCCCCTTGAGGGAGCGGTGGAGGTTCAGGCTTTCTTCAAAATAATTCATGCGTGGTGATTCGGTTAAGGCTCAGCGAAAAGAATAGATGATGGTGTGCTTCAGACAACAGCAATGCGGCACGCGGCCCGAACCTCATATTGCTTCGGTCGGCTACGGCTACGCAAGACTAACAAAAATTGCTCTATATGTTCGGGCCCTCCCCTGAATAATGCGGACCTGGTGGGCAACACCAATTAAACCTACAAAACAAACCACCTTCTTAAAAGTAAAACTATTTGTTTAATTAATCACTCCGAATTACCTTTGGCCTAGGAAAACTGTTTGAAAAGTTTAGAGCCGCGCTGCAAAGCATCTACCATGCACATGCGCGAAGATTTTATCCATTTCCTCTGGCGCCAGGCCCGCTTCAATTTGCGGGACTTACAAACGACGACCGGAGCCCCCCTGAGTATTCAACATTTTGGCACCCACAACCACGATGCTGGCCCGGACTTTAGTGCCGGCCAGGTGAGGATCGATGGCGTCCAGTGGGCTGGCCACATTGAAATGCACGTCAACGCCAGCCAGTGGTACGAGCACGGCCACGATTCGGATCCGGCCTACGACAACGTCATTCTCCACGTTGTATTTGAGGAAGACCGACCGGTTTACCGCCGCAACGGGCAGCGGATCCCCTGCCTGGAATTACACGGTCGCATCCCCCCAAACCTCTACAAGTCTTATTGGCGGCTCCAGCACAACGAGTACTGGGTCCCTTGCCAGCACCAGCTTCACTTGGTCAGCGACCCCGTAAAAACGCAGTGGCTGGGTACGCTCCTCAACGAACGCCTTGCCGAAAAGAGTCAGCGCATCACCGAACGCCTCGCTGCCAACGGGCGAGACTGGGAGGATACCTTCTACCAATCCCTGGCCCGGAGTTTGGGTGGCCGGGTGAACGCGGACGCCATGGAGATGCTCGCCCGGTCCCTTCCCTTAAGAATTCTGCTGAAGCATAAGCATAGCCTTATCCAACTGGAAGCTCTGTTTTTTGGTCAGTCCGGATTACTTCCTGAACCAGGTGAAGAGGAAGACGCATACGTGACCCTGTTGCGGCGGGAATACCAGTTGCTGCGGACCAAGCATTCTCTACGGCCTGTCCCTGCGACAGCCTGGAGATACCTACGGTTGCGGCCCAATAACTTTCCGACGATCAGGATTGCTCAACTCGCGACGATGGTATTCCGCACCGGCCAGCTTTTCGGCAAAACCCTGGCGGCCGCTAATGCGAAAGAGCTATCCAACATGTACGAGGTAGAACTCTCCAACTATTGGCGCACTCACTATCGGTTCGGCAAGACTGGCAAAGCTGGCAAACGACGCTTAGGGGTGGACATGATCAACTCCATTCTCCTCAATACGGTCGCGCCCGCCCTCGTTTCTTACAGTCATCACCGGCTCGATGAGCGGTACTTGGAACGCGCCGTTGGCCTTCTGGAGCAACTACCGGCGGAGAACAATAAGATTATCCGCAAGTGGAAACAGTTGGGCTTCGAAGCCAAAAACGCCGGGGAAAGCCAGGCACTCCTCCACCTGAAGAAGCAATACTGCGAACCCACCCGTTGCACCGATTGCGCCATCGGCTGTACGCTACTCACCAAGACCTTTGACAATCTGGACGCGCAACCTCTGCTCACCCTCAACGAAGAGGCCGTCGTCTACGGTGTACTAGCGGATGAGCGAGCTTGAATGAACGGATTACCCTAATGAACGAACATTGAGCATGAGCCTACCGCCGTTCCCACCGGCTAAACCGGTAGGCCAGTTCATTCTTACCGTGAGGGCGGTGGGCCTCACTCCACACTTCCTTCCAATCCGCAGGGTCGAGCTTGGGAAAAAAGGCATCCCCGTCTTCGATCTCCGCATCCACGATGGTGAGGTAAACCGTTGACACGAGGTCCAGGCTCTGCTTGTACAACTCCCCCCCACCGATAATGAAGGACTGGTCGGACTCCAGCACGGAAGAATGGTTCAGGGCCTCCGCCAGACTGTGGGCGATCACTACCCCCGTTGCGGTAAAGAAAGCATCGCGAGTAAGGACGACGTTCGTGCGCTTCGGAAGCGGCCGGCCGATGCTGCGGAAGGTCTTCCGCCCCATGATAACGGGGTGGCCCAGCGTAACGGATTTGAAAAACTTGAGATCGGCCGGTAAGTACCAGGGGATGTCCCCATCTTTGCCGATGGTACCTTTTCGGTCCGTCGCAACGATGGCGGATAGTTGGGGGGCTTGCCGGCTTGTACTCATGGCGTGAAGGTATAAAGCGACCGGCCAAAGCGACCGCCATTGCCAGGAAGAAAACGGTGCGGCACCAGAAAATGACGGGCTAGTGGTTCAACTATCTGCCCTGGCTCAACGTACTTTTACAACAAATACTTTCAATTTGCCTGCTCCTCCAACTACGCCAGACGACCTCAGCCAAGCCGGCACGGTGTACGCGGAGGTGATCGTACCACTTGCGGTGAAGGATACCTATTCCTTCGCCGTACCCGAAGAATTGGTGGGTGGGGTGAAGCGTGGTCTCCGCGTTGAGGTACAGTTCGGTAAGAACAAGCACTATACCGGGATTATTGATCGGCTCCACGCGCAGCGGCCGGACCACCAGGTAAAGGAGATTCTCAGCGTCATCGACGTGGAGCCCTCCGTCACCGAAAAGCAACTCCAACTCTGGCGGTGGATGGCGGACTATTACGTCTGCAACATCGGCGAAGTGATGACGGCCGGCCTACCAAGCCACCTGAAACTGACGAGTGAAACCATCGTCACCCTCGGGCCGCTCTTCAGCGAAGACGCTACCGAACTGGACGACGAGGAATACATGATCGTGGAAGCCCTGACCATCCAGCAGGAGCTCTCCCTGAAAAACATTCAGGACATCCTCCAGCGCAAGGTGATTCTCCCCGTCATCCGGCGGCTGATCGATCGGCGGGTAATTCTATTACAAGAGAACCTGGTGGAGCGCTATAAGGCCAAAAAGATCGCCTGTGTCCGCCTAACCGAACAATTCACTCCGGAAGAAACCTGGAACGATGCCTTCGAACTCGTTTCCCGCTCCGAAAAGCAAACGGAAGTATTGCTGGAGTACGTCCAACTCTTCCGCACCATCCCCTTCGTCCGGCGGGCGGACCTCACCAAGCGGACGGGAAATTCATCTTCCGTGATCAATCAAATGGTCAAAAAGGGCGTCTTCGAACTCTACGAACAGGAGATCAGCCGCATCTCCGCCGCCGAATCGATTCAGGATGGGAATCACCCCTTAAGCCCCCAGCAAACTTCCGCCCTGAGTGAGATTCGGGATGCGCACGCCGCGAATAAGCCCGTACTCCTCCACGGCGTTACCGGCAGCGGGAAGACCAGGGTGTACGTGGAACTGATTAAGGAAACGCTGGACCGGGGGCAGCAAATGCTCTACCTCTTACCGGAAATTGCCCTGACGAGTCAGATCGTCAAACGCATCCAACAGGTGTTGGGGGATAAAGTCGTCGTCTACCACAGCCGCCTCAGCAGCATGGAACGCGTGGAGATCTGGCAGGCGGTACTGCGGGGGGAG carries:
- a CDS encoding alpha-2-macroglobulin; translation: MRHLIFLITFLFSSLLMAQDYSQDYREIEKLANEGKYRSALQRADDLYGKAASAGDEDDIVKALMHRAAYTLELEEEGAEATLKLLLSELAANRNRPVVSPILNYLIGKGYYAYAQQQSYRLRNATATTDDTPHTIDTPLEDWNLRQLADAADRYLYAAIREAGAQRTRLSALPAIVRNPNNDPQDATLFDALTEDIGNLLNNPLLVVNNTAPAAAPAWLAAPEDFVALDFSDLDEQTGPARRLKLHQEQLRYHLKSGGEGLLRADYRRLVYVRQLGAKAEDYLSAIDRSYARYAGVRGRDLFLLLKANLYVNQPPAELKLPLVKALEVLELIKDQDAEIQNDVQRLRANITAQSLSTTAQKVYREGRNILLEHGYRNVTAVHHRLYRLPESRYVNFSANSFDDKVLKKLLRGTPVAEKTFDLPANDDYQPHRTETWLPEQRLGAYVLLTSYNGRFNDPKSLGVTPFQVSGLALVKFDDGEEDYYEVQDLTTGAPRPGVEVTVFARENRRSGDWKQVRSVRTDQEGRFTVPNVNRQQIYITLRRGEDVLITPNQYVYDNDRRNRNRETNFTPLFTDRAIYRPGQTVHVYGITMLKDRRQMPSLLTGEERKIQLRDANYQEVEVKTASSDEYGRFNVSFVLPESGLTGVFRLETDGGGASFRVEEYKRPRFQVELEGPDYVVGGEAAEITGQANLFAGPAVNDAKVNYRVFVEQRRWYWWSRGGGSGDRELVSFGETETDEDGAFSLSFTPDENLAKRRIGYQYIIEVDVADATGETHSASTTTSLRSTKPSVGLSVDGSLEVGDTLTIKAAGSDESLAINYSISRVSKPDATLENRKWGFPDRPLLSATEYRNLFPQLPAEEPADLKDWPVINRVVSARALQITEGKGTEKIKLDGYAPGHYRIDWAYPDGTAGEPLTFTVSDLEREQLPEGMLYTIERQSPTVQPGQAITFKLVAAEALPHITYSFLSRRGVTTGKVAANKTATISYVPTDEDRGGIVLDLAFVHGGELHQDRFNLDFGWENKELSVDYATFRDKLRPGTPETWTLTIRNADGSPVNAAALASMYDMSLDQITPANRWSLSPYPGIDRYRNFASMVLRGSRSSYVDIPSVKTTVSKDAEQPELDLSPFSWNFYGGLVRLRGSRAMVREFRNEAGAPAMEAESMMSADVVEETALVKTAAAPAPATPNDKADQTAPEGEVSLRKNLQETAFWLPELTTNDGGDLVVSFTSPEALTRWRFRVLTHDQELNYGYSEREIVTQKELMILPNVPRFLREGDALELTARVNNLTEQDMRVRATIEFFNPETNEVINVGAAAGAGECIEEQIVGANSGKTFCFPLNIPDGFASRGPLGYRVIARAGSFSDGEENVFPVLTDRTLITVSQAFYLKKNTDKEVTLPLLDGYDSNTLQHVGYTFEATTNPAWMALKALPYLMEYPYDCTEQVANRYFANQLAFVTVSDKPVLEEVFRKWQADPDALKSELERNPTLKNALLTETPWVRAAQSEAEQRARIANLFDLKTLAASQTQALDKLAKRQDNGGYYSWFPGGPENRYITQYVVETLARMRQLGVITPDQTDKVDRILNQAVRFLDQELAKDYRKLMEREAGNDEFDPEAYRPGSLTVHYLYARALAGTDPVEGKNQRQAYDFYRKQVLKMWTDYGLYEQALVASMGAAPGGDAPGKAVAQTIVESLRERAIRKDEFGMYWKYGRGYRWSQLPLETHCRILEAFQLAGGTTEETDEMRLWLLTNKRTNRWPTTKSTAAAVYALLNSGSDWTAKDGQPIQVSWPQANRRLRMKQRVRETQASAEAATGSFKVSLSGDEVTRDLASVSVKNSSNDLVWGGVYWQYTELATKVEASNDGPLTLERQLFHRIATEDGIRLDPITADHPLQPGDRVTVRLIVRSDRDMDYVHLKDRRAATFEPVQQLSRYEYQNGLGYYAAPGDLATNFFLDNLPKGTHTIEYDLFATFSGSFSNGLGRIQCMYAPEFGANTSGAMISVASVEE
- a CDS encoding NADP-dependent malic enzyme, which translates into the protein MNYFEESLNLHRSLKGKIRVSAKMDVRSKDDLSLVYSPGVAAPCRAIAANPDDVYKYTIKSNTVAIVTDGSAVLGLGDIGPAASIPVMEGKAMLFKRFANIDAFPICLDTQDTDKIVETVRLIAPVFGGVNLEDISAPRSFEIERRLQDLGIPVFHDDQHGTAIVTLAGLLNGCKLVNKKMEDLKVVINGAGAAGIAIARLLKAVDNPDSAYATPVKNIVVCDSKGIIHRKRDNLNYAKIELLEFTNENDEEGTLKDALVGADVFIGVSIADLLDRNDIATMARDSIIFAMANPTPEIMPEEAKAGGAAIVGTGRSDLPNQINNVLGFPGIFRGALDARAPRITPNMKLAAAHAIAEHIRNPTVDGVIPPTLDEQVAWRVADEVRRVAIEEFGQRG